From Pseudodesulfovibrio nedwellii:
CCACTGACCAAAACCGATTTCAACGCCGAACATCTTGTCGATCATACCGACCATAATGGTGTTGGGAGGGGTGCCGATAATGGTTGCAACGCCACCCATGGAGGCTGCGTAAGCAATACCAAGCATGAGACATTTACCGAAGTTTGATTCAGGACCGGTGGTTGCACATGCACGCAGGGTCTTGGAGTCAAAACCTGTGGCCTGCTGGATGACGGCAAGTCCGATGGGGACCATCATCATGGTGGTTGCCGTATTGGAAACCCACATGGACAGGAAGGCTGTAGCGATCATGAATCCGAGAATCATTCTGCCTGGACTGGTTCCGACCATTCGAATGGTATGTACGGCGACCCGCTTGTGCAGGTTCCATCTTTCCATGGTGACTGCGAGGAAGAAGCCGCCCATAAACAGATAGATCAGATGGTTGGCGTAGGGAGCAGTTGCAGCTTTGGATTTCATGATGCCGAGTAATGGGAATAAGGCGATGGGCAAAAGGGATGTCGCCGGAATGGGAATAGCTTCCGTAATCCACCAGATTGCCATGAACACTGTCACTGCAGCGACTCGCCACGCTTCAACCTTCATCCCCTCAGGGGCCGGAAGGAGAAGCATTAATGCAAAGACGATGGGGCCGAGAAAGAACCCTACCATCCTGCCTTTTCCGCTTTCCTCTGCTTGTGCACTCATGTTTACCTCCTAATCTATTGGCAAAAAAGCCGTCATTGTAATGGTAATCCCAGTCTTTGAACTCTCGGAACCCGAGAGCCGGGCAGGTCCGCAACCTCCCTGCCCGGTAATGGGGATTAGATACCGAGATCGTATGAATCGACGAAGGCCCCCACGCGAGCGGAGGAGTCTGCAATACGCTGACGCAGTTCCTTCTTGTATTCATCAAGATCAATATTCTTGCGTGCGACACCTGTGTCCATGGCGGCCTTGGCAACAGCCACGGAAACGTATTCGATTAGCCGCAGGTCAAGAGCCTTGGGGATGATGTAATCGATGCCGAATTCAAGCGTGTCGACGCCAAAGGCTTCGCAAACGTATGCCGGAGCCGGTTCCTTGGCGAGAGCGGCCAGAGCTTGTGCGGCGGCGAGCTTCATTTCTTCATTGATGGCTGTGGCACCAACATCGAGAGCACCTCGGAAGATGAACGGGAATCCGAGGACGTTATTTACTTGATTGGGGAAGTCAGAGCGTCCGGTACCCATGATGGCGTCAGGTCGAGCTTCCTTGGCGTCGGTGTAGGAGATTTCCGGATCAGGGTTGGCACAGGCGAAGATAATCGGGCTGTCTGCCATGGATTTGACCATTTCTTTGGAAACCATGTCCTTGACGGACAGGCCGAGGAAACAATCAGCTCCTTCCATGGCTTCTGCCAGAGAGCCGTATTCTTTTTCTGTGGCGTAAGCTTGTTTGGTCTCATTGAGGTCCGTACGGCTTTTGTTGATATGACCGCGCGAATCGAACATGGCTATATTTTCGGGAAGGACACCCATACCTTTGTACAAGTTGGTACAGGCGATAGCTGCTGCTCCTGCGCCGGAGATGACAACGCGCATGCCTTCAGCTTTTTTGCCGGAGATTTCCAAGGCGTTCATCATACCGGCAGCTGTCACGATGGCGGTGCCGTGTTGATCGTCATGGAAGACAGGGATATTCATCTCTTTTTTTAATTTTTCTTCAATATAGAAGCATTCTGGAGCTTTGATGTCTTCAAGGTTGATGCCGCCAAAGGTCGGTTCCATGGCCTTGACGATTTCAATGATCTTGTCAGGATCGGAAACGTCGAGGTTGATATCAAAGACATCCACATCAGCGAAAACTTTGAACAGTACGCCTTTACCTTCCATAACCGGCTTGCCTGCGGCTGCACCTATATTGCCGAGACCAAGAACAGCCGTTCCGTTGGACACGACGGCGACCAGATTGCCGCGAGCGGTGTATTCAAAGGATTTCGATTCATCTTCAGCTATTTCCAGACAGGAGTGGGCAACACCGGGGCTGTATGCCATGGACAGGTGTTTTTGAGTGACGCACGGTTTGACAGGAACAACTTCAATTTTACCTTTTCTCCCCATGGAGTGAAAATCGAGAGCTTCTTGTTTGGTGAATAAGGCCATTTTTATCTCCTTGGATAACGGTTTTTTATTTGAGGCCGGCAGCTTTACGATCGGGGACGGCGTAGAGTTCTCCACCATGGGCGTCGTTGATGACGAGCAGGGGAAAGTCTGTGACTTTCATTTTACGAACGGCCTCCGGGCCGAGTTCGTCAAAGGCGATGACCGTGGATTCTGTAATGGAATTGGACAGAAGAGCTCCTGCGCCACCTGTTGCGCCGAAGTAAACGGCTGTGTGGTCCTGCATGGCTTGGCGCGTTTCATCATTGCGTTTACCCTTGCCGATGGTGGCCTTGAGGCCCAGGCTGTAGAGACGCGGGGCATAGGAATCCATGCGATAGCTGGTTGTCGGACCGGCTGCGCCGATGGGGCGTCCCGGAGGGGCTGGGCTGGGACCAACATAGTAGATTGCAGCACCTTCAAGGGCGAAGGGAAGTTCTTTGCCTGCGTCCAGCAGATCCACAAGTTTTTTGTGGGCAGCATCGCGGGCGGAGTAGATGGTGCCGGAGAGGAATACTACATCGCCAGCCACAAGCTGTTTCATGTCTTCGTCTGTCAGCGGGGTATTCAGTTTATATTCAGCCATTAGAGTACGACCTCCTCGTGCCGTTGGGAGTGACACTGGATGTTTACGGCCAAGGGAAGACTTGCCAGATGGCAGGGATCGACAGCCATTTTCACACTGAGAGCAGTGGTTTTTCCGCCGAGGCCCATGGGACCGATGCCGAGTCTGTTGATGGCATCTTCGAGTTCTTTTTCCTTGGCTGCGATATCCGGGTCAGGATGTGTGTCATCCAGTCGACGCATAAGAGATTTCTTGGCAATGATGGATGCGTGTTCAAAGGTACCGCCAATGCCGAGGCCTACAACGATCGGAGGACAGGGGTTGGGGCCGGCTTCAGCAACGCGGTTGATAACGAATTCCTTGATGCCTTCCCAGCCTTGAGCTGGTGCCAACATGGTGCAACGACTCATGTTTTCACTGCCGCCGCCTTTTGCCATATAGACAATCTTCAGCGTGTCGCCAGGGACGAAATCAAAGTGAATGATTGCGGGGGTGCCATCGCCTGTATTGGCCCGACTGAACGGGTCGCAAGCGGATTTTCGTAGAAAACCATCGGCATACCCTTTACGAACACCTTCGTTGATGACTTCACGAAGATTTCCTCCGTCAATGCGAACGTCGTCGCCGACTTCAACAAAGAGGACGGCAAGGCCGCAATCCTGACAGAGGGGGAGTTTTGTACTTTTGGCAAGGTCGGCATTTTCCAGAAGTTGGCGCAGGACTTCCTTTGCGGAGTCACTGGTTTCTTTGGCCATCGCCTGTTCGAGTTTGGTGCGGACATCGCTCGGCAGCTCTGTGTTTGCCTTGATGCACATGTTTGCCACGGCATCGACTATTTCGCTGGTTTTGATTGTGCGCATGATTATTTCTTCCTGAAGATTTCTTTGATTGCTGTGATGCCCATCTTGCGGCGGAGGAAACCGAGTTGATCTTGCAGCGGCAGCCCTTTAGGGCAAACGTCTTCACAGGCCAGCAGGCCCATGCAGCCGAATATACCGTTATCATTGCCGATGATTTCAAAGTATTGATCGTCAGAGCGTTCATCTCTGGGGTCGACGACAAATCGGGCAATACGGTTTAGGGCCGCTGCCCCCATGAAATCATCCCGCAGGCGGGCGGTTCCACAGGCAGAGACACAACAGCCGCATTCGATGCAGCGTTCGAGTTCATAGATTTGGTTGGCTACCTTGTCGTCCATGCGCTCTTCTTTCTTGGTCGGATCGAATGTCTTGGACGTGTGAACCCATGATTCAGTTTTGTCGTACATTTCTCTGAACCAGACACCCGTATCCACGGAGAGGTCTCCGACGAGTTTGAAGACAGGCAGGGGGTGCAGTGTGATATTGGTGGGTTGATCTTTTGTTTTGGTCTGACAAGCCAGGCCCGGACGCCCATTGATGACCATGGCGCATGCGCCACAGATGCCTGCACGACAACAGAAGTCGAAGATGAGGCTCGGGTCCTGTTCTTCCCGCAGTCTATTTAGAGCAATGAACAGGGTCATGTTTGGGGTTTCATCAAGGGTGTAGGTCTGCATGTGCGGGACCTTTCCCTTTTTTTCTGGATTATACCGGAATATTTCGAATTTTATTTCTCTACCCATGATACGTTCCTTTTTTGATCCGGGTTATTACTTCTTGCCAATTTTAGTGACAGGGCTTTTGACGGTGC
This genomic window contains:
- a CDS encoding Fe-S-containing hydro-lyase — translated: MAEYKLNTPLTDEDMKQLVAGDVVFLSGTIYSARDAAHKKLVDLLDAGKELPFALEGAAIYYVGPSPAPPGRPIGAAGPTTSYRMDSYAPRLYSLGLKATIGKGKRNDETRQAMQDHTAVYFGATGGAGALLSNSITESTVIAFDELGPEAVRKMKVTDFPLLVINDAHGGELYAVPDRKAAGLK
- a CDS encoding fumarate hydratase; translation: MRTIKTSEIVDAVANMCIKANTELPSDVRTKLEQAMAKETSDSAKEVLRQLLENADLAKSTKLPLCQDCGLAVLFVEVGDDVRIDGGNLREVINEGVRKGYADGFLRKSACDPFSRANTGDGTPAIIHFDFVPGDTLKIVYMAKGGGSENMSRCTMLAPAQGWEGIKEFVINRVAEAGPNPCPPIVVGLGIGGTFEHASIIAKKSLMRRLDDTHPDPDIAAKEKELEDAINRLGIGPMGLGGKTTALSVKMAVDPCHLASLPLAVNIQCHSQRHEEVVL
- a CDS encoding malic enzyme-like NAD(P)-binding protein, with protein sequence MALFTKQEALDFHSMGRKGKIEVVPVKPCVTQKHLSMAYSPGVAHSCLEIAEDESKSFEYTARGNLVAVVSNGTAVLGLGNIGAAAGKPVMEGKGVLFKVFADVDVFDINLDVSDPDKIIEIVKAMEPTFGGINLEDIKAPECFYIEEKLKKEMNIPVFHDDQHGTAIVTAAGMMNALEISGKKAEGMRVVISGAGAAAIACTNLYKGMGVLPENIAMFDSRGHINKSRTDLNETKQAYATEKEYGSLAEAMEGADCFLGLSVKDMVSKEMVKSMADSPIIFACANPDPEISYTDAKEARPDAIMGTGRSDFPNQVNNVLGFPFIFRGALDVGATAINEEMKLAAAQALAALAKEPAPAYVCEAFGVDTLEFGIDYIIPKALDLRLIEYVSVAVAKAAMDTGVARKNIDLDEYKKELRQRIADSSARVGAFVDSYDLGI
- a CDS encoding fumarate reductase iron-sulfur subunit, with the protein product MGREIKFEIFRYNPEKKGKVPHMQTYTLDETPNMTLFIALNRLREEQDPSLIFDFCCRAGICGACAMVINGRPGLACQTKTKDQPTNITLHPLPVFKLVGDLSVDTGVWFREMYDKTESWVHTSKTFDPTKKEERMDDKVANQIYELERCIECGCCVSACGTARLRDDFMGAAALNRIARFVVDPRDERSDDQYFEIIGNDNGIFGCMGLLACEDVCPKGLPLQDQLGFLRRKMGITAIKEIFRKK